In Solanum pennellii chromosome 7, SPENNV200, the following are encoded in one genomic region:
- the LOC107024613 gene encoding uncharacterized protein LOC107024613 isoform X1, producing MQRMTKMTMAKIKLLRDKREVVLRQMRRYIGSDVTARIQNEQKKKMEEQGGEQQGSTIASIPQKSFSEAVTGIDNSTIVQSQPPTSASSSRLPPRQQLRLRDVKTLARLMGRLTEEEKRVILLLYNNNNNN from the exons ATG CAGAGAATGACAAAGATGACGATGGCGAAAATAAAATTGCTGAGAGACAAGAGGGAGGTAGTTTTGAGGCAAATGAGAAGATACATTGGTTCGGATGTTACTGCTCGTATTCAG aatgaacaaaaaaaaaagatggaggAACAAGGCGGAGAACAACAGGGTTCTACTATCGCTTCAATTCCCCAAAAGAGCTTTTCTGAAGCAGTTACTGGCATTGATAACTCAACAATTGTGCAGTCGCAGCCTCCAACTTCAGCTTCATCTAGCAGACTCCCTCCAAGGCAACAACTAAGGCTTCGTGATGTGAAGACTCTAGCCAGACTCATGGGTCGTCTTActgaagaggagaaaagagtcATTTTGCTcctttataataataataataataattaa
- the LOC107024613 gene encoding uncharacterized protein LOC107024613 isoform X3: MQRMTKMTMAKIKLLRDKREVVLRQMRRYIGSDVTARIQSQPPTSASSSRLPPRQQLRLRDVKTLARLMGRLTEEEKRVILLLYNNNNNN; encoded by the exons ATG CAGAGAATGACAAAGATGACGATGGCGAAAATAAAATTGCTGAGAGACAAGAGGGAGGTAGTTTTGAGGCAAATGAGAAGATACATTGGTTCGGATGTTACTGCTCGTATTCAG TCGCAGCCTCCAACTTCAGCTTCATCTAGCAGACTCCCTCCAAGGCAACAACTAAGGCTTCGTGATGTGAAGACTCTAGCCAGACTCATGGGTCGTCTTActgaagaggagaaaagagtcATTTTGCTcctttataataataataataataattaa
- the LOC107024613 gene encoding uncharacterized protein LOC107024613 isoform X2, translating into MRMTKMTMAKIKLLRDKREVVLRQMRRYIGSDVTARIQNEQKKKMEEQGGEQQGSTIASIPQKSFSEAVTGIDNSTIVQSQPPTSASSSRLPPRQQLRLRDVKTLARLMGRLTEEEKRVILLLYNNNNNN; encoded by the exons ATG AGAATGACAAAGATGACGATGGCGAAAATAAAATTGCTGAGAGACAAGAGGGAGGTAGTTTTGAGGCAAATGAGAAGATACATTGGTTCGGATGTTACTGCTCGTATTCAG aatgaacaaaaaaaaaagatggaggAACAAGGCGGAGAACAACAGGGTTCTACTATCGCTTCAATTCCCCAAAAGAGCTTTTCTGAAGCAGTTACTGGCATTGATAACTCAACAATTGTGCAGTCGCAGCCTCCAACTTCAGCTTCATCTAGCAGACTCCCTCCAAGGCAACAACTAAGGCTTCGTGATGTGAAGACTCTAGCCAGACTCATGGGTCGTCTTActgaagaggagaaaagagtcATTTTGCTcctttataataataataataataattaa